In one Bactrocera tryoni isolate S06 chromosome 5, CSIRO_BtryS06_freeze2, whole genome shotgun sequence genomic region, the following are encoded:
- the LOC120777115 gene encoding protein Gemin2: MSTKKDILYEVDRNQKRKSNIYNADKETTEDATVNGGCPMETFQQQALEIREPGLDFDPSVAPKDGDEYLMHMLYERKKCPAVMVREPNKCKKNRTAAALAENFKDEDEPLKSIAYNGILPTKEWKDYQIKDFEATREKIVLLRLELHRQRYDQTLEPPLIADPVAWHQFCHDNPPYLKTILRFSQRTLEQLLEFICDWLRAGEEKVVLENISSEDDIMPSTSSAGCNENMKPVILDLTDTNAWLGTWLYGALTCLHIPIEPEVHSTLRDIARVCIRLRGRLPATATGKAVPYNLFILLIAKAFGQMDFAEFV; the protein is encoded by the exons ATGTCCACCAAGAAGGATATTTTATATGAAGTGGATCGAAACCAAAAGCGCAAATCAAATATATACAATGCCGATAAAGAAACAACTGAGGATGCTACCGTCAATGGCGGTTGTCCAATGGAAACATTTCAACAACAG GCTTTAGAAATACGTGAACCCGGTCTTGATTTCGATCCCTCTGTAGCACCAAAAGACGGCGATGAATATCTTATGCATATGTTGTATGAACGAAAAAAGTGTCCAGCCGTAATGGTACGGGAGCCGAACAAGTGTAAAAAGAATAGAACTGCCGCTGCTTTGGCCGAAAATTTCAAAGATGAAGAC GAACCTTTGAAATCTATCGCATATAACGGAATACTGCCTACAAAAGAGTGGAAGGACTATCAGATTAAAGATTTTGAAGCTACGCGCGAGAAAATAGTGCTTCTACGTTTAGAACTGCACAGACAACGATACGACCAAACGCTGGAACCTCCATTAATAGCTGATCCAGTTGCATGGCATCAATTCTGTCACGACAATCCACCATATCTAAAAACAATATTGCGCTTCAGTCAGCGCACCTTAGAGCAACTTTTGGAATTCATTTGTGATTGGCTGCGTGCTGGTGAAGAGAAAGtagttttggaaaatatttcttcaGAGGACGACATAATGCCTTCGACTTCAAGTGCCGGCtgcaatgaaaatatgaaaCCGGTCATATTAGATCTCACAGATACAAATGCATGGTTAGGTACGTGGTTATATGGTGCCCTTACCTGCCTACAtatacccattgaaccagagGTGCATAGTACTTTGCGCGACATAGCACGTGTTTGCATACGATTGCGGGGTCGTTTACCAGCCACAGCAACGGGTAAAGCTGTGCCATACAATTTATTCATACTATTGATTGCAAAGGCATTTGGACAAATGGACTTTGCCGAATTCGTTTGA
- the LOC120777113 gene encoding UPF0489 protein C5orf22 homolog: protein MEGDSNVHSASSTVEISPKGVIEASDGLVESSSAVSESVSAKNIDTVYAPKETTESEAGTEEQPPTKRPKSDLDEESGLGNVSTTSIAGTVSDRIALKPKDFTLDTEEFKNAQPRKFQRIPIFIADYHNDVLEFIYRCLATRHLPLENNILIHFDSHPDMVISREIPASASYDKETMLAELSIENWIMPACYAGHFNRVIWLKNSWCQQIPLGKYNFKIGHKNDKISVDCPLDYFISEGNYCDTKELLDTRNMELQVINVDTSSSSAPIDTAQFIKEADGPNFVLDIDLDFFSTSNPFLEIYKDANCYEQLSDIFHFEPEVKDCGGTTERRKLQLEALKKIFEHLEETRTLDGLTPAPDPNIIAPETYARIENLAKSLQKHYADDEIDWLLIYDSGSTTDTNGLPHHISTSKELEQYIGQFKCLLQNLPTPPVLITMACSAEDDYCPKHQVGVIQERVLEVLREVFGNRLHDKPILHYLDEEWDVMQL from the exons ATGGAAGGAGATTCAAATGTACATAGTGCCTCGTCCACGGTGGAGATATCACCAAAAGGGGTAATAGAGGCTAGTGATGGACTTGTAGAATCATCGTCGGCGGTAAGTGAAAGCGTGTCAGCGAAAAATATTGATACGGTTTATGCTCCAAAAGAAACGACTGAAAGTGAGGCGGGAACAGAGGAACAGCCGCCAACAAAGCGCCCCAAATCTGatttagatgaagaaagtgGTTTGGGGAATGTCTCCACCACTTCTATAGCAGGAACTGTATCAGATAGAATTGCGTTAAAGCCGAAAGATTTTACTTTGGATACAGAAGAATTCAAGAATGCACAACCGCGCAAATTCCAACGCATTCCTATTTTTATTGCGGACTATCACAATGATGTGTTGGAATTTATATATCGTTGTTTGGCCACACGACACTTGCCGCTGGAGAATAATATTCTAATACATTTTGATTCGCACCCTGATATGGTTATATCACGGGAAATTCCAGCTAGTGCTTCTTATGATAAGGAAACCATGTTGGCAGAGCTTAgcattgaaaattggattatGCCGGCTTGCTATGCAg gtcACTTCAATAGAGTTATTTGGTTGAAGAATTCTTGGTGCCAACAAATTCCTTTAGGCAAATACAACTTTAAGATTGGCCATAAGAATGATAAAATTAGTGTAGATTGCCCGCTTGATTATTTTATATCTGAGGGTAACTACTGTGATACAAAAGAGTTGCTAGATACGCGCAATATGGAATTGCAAGTAATTAATGTAGATACTTCAAGTAGTAGTGCACCAATTGACACCGCACAGTTCATCAAAGAGGCAGATGGaccaaattttgtattagacattgatttggatttctttaGTACTTCAAATccatttttagaaatttataaagATGCAAATTGTTATGAACAACTCAGCGATATTTTCCACTTTGAACCCGAAGTCAAAGACTGTGGTGGCACAACTGAGCGACGCAAATTACAATTGGAAGCACTAAAAAAGATATTTGAACATTTGGAAGAAACAAGAACTTTAGATGGTCTAACACCGGCACCTGATCCGAACATTATTGCGCCAGAGACTTATGCTCGCATTGAGAATCTAGCAAAATCACTACAGAAACATTATGCAGACGATGAAATAGACTGGCTGCTTATATATGATTCAGGTAGTACAACCGATACAAATGGATTACCACACCACATTAGCACATCCAAAGAATTGGAACAATATATCGgacaatttaaatgtttattacaaaatttaccCACTCCGCCTGTGCTCATAACAATGGCTTGCTCTGCCGAAGATGATTACTGTCCCAAACATCAAGTGGGAGTTATTCAAGAAAGAGTATTGGAAGTGTTGCGAGAAGTCTTTGGTAATCGTTTGCATGATAAACCTATACTTCATTATTTGGACGAAGAATGGGATGTAATGCAGTTGTAA
- the LOC120777114 gene encoding uncharacterized protein LOC120777114 isoform X1, producing MWKMYSKRLLVKIEFQLHAVTCPGVWLCTHGYLEVTIKTLGYFFRTGAMEPRFPLLCHDKFTMDGYFKSVGSLSDLERVLAAEQMEITLWQNGRRMAFFIGKLADLMKSDVPKLSCEHNINVQLLMKATPSFPGIIAPKVELSAHIDVQDRPQRDEGNEKFVQQSGNNIALKKLEFEAKRKLNRHTQQSLSPPNNCFNYLEEKRRQRPVCHLKTNCGSGFSKKSSAFPCSNAPKSYKIDAVSSQNSERRLSTGSSNFSNTSSYNLSQVTRMSCPSQQCHSICTVSSISAPDDHLRRCETCQSYRKVFYSKYYTNLHRKNY from the exons atgtgGAAAATGTACTCGAAACGTTTGCTTGTTAAAATAGAATTTCAGTTACATGCG GTGACTTGTCCCGGGGTGTGGCTTTGTACACATGGTTATTTGGAGGTTACTATCAAAACATTGGGTTACTTTTTTCGTACCGGAGCTATGGAGCCACGTTTCCCCCTGCTCTGCCATGACAAATTCACTATGGATGGCTACTTTAAGTCTGTCGGCTCACTGAGTGACTTGGAACGCGTGTTAGCCGCTGAGCAAATGGAGATAACGCTTTGGCAGAATGGGCGACGCATGGCGTTCTTTATTGGTAAACTGGCCGATCTAATGAAATCAGATGTACCAAAATTGTCCTGTGAACACAATATCAACGTACAACTTCTGATGAAAGCCACGCCATCATTTCCg GGAATTATTGCACCTAAAGTGGAGTTGAGCGCGCATATAGATGTGCAGGACCGTCCACAACGGGATGagggaaatgaaaaatttgtacaGCAGTCTGGCAACAATATAGCTTTGAAGAAACTAGAATTTGAAGCTAAACGCAAACTAAACCGGCACACTCAGCAGTCACTATCTCCCCCAAATAATTGCTTTAACTATTTGGAAGAGAAACGACGTCAGCGACCAGTTTGTCACCTGAAAACAAATTGTGGTAGTGG GTTTTCAAAGAAGAGTAGTGCTTTTCCTTGTTCGAATGCGCCAAAGTCATACAAAATAGATGCAGTGTCAAGTCAAAACAGCGAACGTCGCCTTTCAACTGGTTCTAG TAATTTCAGTAATACTAGTTCATACAATCTCAGCCAAGTTACGCGTATGAGTTGTCCCTCACAACAATGCCATTCTATTTGCACAGTTTCCTCGATATCTGCGCCGGACGATCACCTTCGTCGATGTGAGACCTGTCAATCGTACCGAAAAGTATTCTATagcaaatattatacaaatttacacaGAAAGAACTACTGA
- the LOC120777114 gene encoding uncharacterized protein LOC120777114 isoform X2: MWKMYSKRLLVKIEFQLHAVTCPGVWLCTHGYLEVTIKTLGYFFRTGAMEPRFPLLCHDKFTMDGYFKSVGSLSDLERVLAAEQMEITLWQNGRRMAFFIGKLADLMKSDVPKLSCEHNINVQLLMKATPSFPGIIAPKVELSAHIDVQDRPQRDEGNEKFVQQSGNNIALKKLEFEAKRKLNRHTQQSLSPPNNCFNYLEEKRRQRPVCHLKTNCGSGFSKKSSAFPCSNAPKSYKIDAVSSQNSERRLSTGSSNTSSYNLSQVTRMSCPSQQCHSICTVSSISAPDDHLRRCETCQSYRKVFYSKYYTNLHRKNY, encoded by the exons atgtgGAAAATGTACTCGAAACGTTTGCTTGTTAAAATAGAATTTCAGTTACATGCG GTGACTTGTCCCGGGGTGTGGCTTTGTACACATGGTTATTTGGAGGTTACTATCAAAACATTGGGTTACTTTTTTCGTACCGGAGCTATGGAGCCACGTTTCCCCCTGCTCTGCCATGACAAATTCACTATGGATGGCTACTTTAAGTCTGTCGGCTCACTGAGTGACTTGGAACGCGTGTTAGCCGCTGAGCAAATGGAGATAACGCTTTGGCAGAATGGGCGACGCATGGCGTTCTTTATTGGTAAACTGGCCGATCTAATGAAATCAGATGTACCAAAATTGTCCTGTGAACACAATATCAACGTACAACTTCTGATGAAAGCCACGCCATCATTTCCg GGAATTATTGCACCTAAAGTGGAGTTGAGCGCGCATATAGATGTGCAGGACCGTCCACAACGGGATGagggaaatgaaaaatttgtacaGCAGTCTGGCAACAATATAGCTTTGAAGAAACTAGAATTTGAAGCTAAACGCAAACTAAACCGGCACACTCAGCAGTCACTATCTCCCCCAAATAATTGCTTTAACTATTTGGAAGAGAAACGACGTCAGCGACCAGTTTGTCACCTGAAAACAAATTGTGGTAGTGG GTTTTCAAAGAAGAGTAGTGCTTTTCCTTGTTCGAATGCGCCAAAGTCATACAAAATAGATGCAGTGTCAAGTCAAAACAGCGAACGTCGCCTTTCAACTGGTTCTAG TAATACTAGTTCATACAATCTCAGCCAAGTTACGCGTATGAGTTGTCCCTCACAACAATGCCATTCTATTTGCACAGTTTCCTCGATATCTGCGCCGGACGATCACCTTCGTCGATGTGAGACCTGTCAATCGTACCGAAAAGTATTCTATagcaaatattatacaaatttacacaGAAAGAACTACTGA